A genome region from Labilibaculum antarcticum includes the following:
- a CDS encoding S28 family serine protease produces the protein MNLKQITFLLIGFIIVSSISCEQTKPKDLLNQLEEIPGVSVKKIAGDTIFLEYYELYFTQDLDHLNPKAGTFQQRVLLGHQSFDQPMVVELEGYKIWSDKAGELSKLLNANQLTIEHRYFKNSMPDSLDWQYLNIQQAATDQHVIIQALQKIYPGKWISTGISKGGQTTIFHRYFYPDDVDVSVPYVAPLNLAREDKRIHEHLATVGSKETRGQIYQFQLACFKNKTKLLPLADAYAKEKNYSFSMGLERALDLSILEYPFAHWQWGGIDSIPDNNANSQELSEHLFKVSSIDFFDVSSIKRLLPFYHQALSEIGMYSYEVAPFKQYLNDEKDITFDFTFPNEPIRKFDASSMIKINKWLQTDAEKILFIYGENDTWSATAVDLKGNEKCKKFVNPKGSHKTRINSFPLEMKKEIVSTLEEWLNVQLSVNNEQ, from the coding sequence ATGAACCTTAAACAAATCACATTCCTTCTGATTGGATTTATTATAGTTAGCAGCATCTCTTGCGAACAAACAAAACCAAAAGATCTGCTGAACCAACTTGAGGAAATCCCAGGTGTAAGTGTGAAAAAAATTGCCGGAGACACCATATTTTTGGAGTACTATGAACTTTATTTTACTCAGGATCTTGATCATCTAAATCCCAAAGCGGGAACATTTCAACAACGAGTCTTATTGGGGCATCAGTCTTTCGATCAGCCTATGGTTGTGGAACTGGAAGGTTATAAAATTTGGTCTGATAAAGCTGGAGAATTGAGCAAATTACTGAATGCAAATCAATTGACCATTGAGCATCGTTACTTTAAAAATTCAATGCCTGACAGTTTGGATTGGCAATACCTAAACATCCAACAAGCTGCTACCGACCAGCATGTTATCATTCAAGCTTTGCAAAAAATATATCCTGGGAAATGGATATCGACCGGAATCAGTAAAGGCGGACAAACAACCATTTTTCACAGATATTTTTATCCTGATGATGTTGATGTTAGTGTTCCTTATGTTGCTCCACTAAATCTGGCTCGTGAAGACAAAAGAATCCACGAACACCTTGCCACTGTTGGCAGTAAAGAAACCAGAGGTCAGATTTATCAATTTCAATTGGCTTGCTTCAAAAACAAAACAAAATTACTTCCTCTTGCTGATGCATACGCAAAAGAGAAGAACTATTCTTTCTCGATGGGCTTAGAAAGAGCACTTGATTTAAGTATTCTGGAATATCCATTTGCCCATTGGCAATGGGGTGGAATTGACAGCATTCCCGATAATAATGCCAATTCTCAAGAGCTTTCCGAGCATTTGTTTAAAGTATCAAGTATCGATTTTTTTGATGTAAGCAGCATCAAACGACTTCTGCCATTTTATCATCAGGCACTAAGCGAGATTGGAATGTATAGCTATGAGGTAGCTCCTTTCAAACAATACTTGAATGATGAGAAGGATATCACTTTCGATTTTACTTTCCCTAATGAACCCATCCGGAAATTTGATGCCTCATCCATGATTAAAATTAACAAATGGCTGCAAACAGATGCGGAAAAAATATTGTTCATTTATGGCGAGAACGATACATGGTCGGCAACAGCTGTTGATCTGAAAGGAAATGAAAAATGCAAAAAGTTTGTGAATCCTAAAGGTTCTCACAAAACAAGAATCAATAGCTTCCCTCTCGAAATGAAGAAAGAAATTGTAAGCACTTTGGAGGAATGGTTGAATGTACAGCTATCAGTTAACAATGAACAGTAA
- a CDS encoding M16 family metallopeptidase, with protein MIKNLFSKISLCTVLAVTGTGMLSAQNNTNAKLPMDPNVRTGKLDNGLTYYVRHNEEPKDRASFYIVQNVGAVLENDSQNGLAHFLEHMAFNGTEHFPGKGVLNYLEKYGVAFGRNINAYTSTDETVYNLSNVPTTNENLLDSTLLVLHDWSNYLSLDGEEIDSERGVIHEEWRTRRSGGMRIYLEKNKLVYQGSKYAKRDVIGDLDVIDNFDHQVIRDFYHDWYRTDLQAIIVVGDIDAEKFEQKIKDMFAHIPAVENPEERVYFDVPKNKEPIVGVITDPEASSIGFEIVYKHNATPFAEKNLDYYRKLLIEDLYSSVIGDRYNELLQKGNAPFISGYAAYYNKARKMDVFQNGVTLKEENILGGIEVLLQETERAKRYGLVASELERAKTAMLSQMERAYQERNKQNNDRLVRGYQQNYLTNEPVPGIEFEFEAMKQLFPGISVEEVNAISKEWITDENVVITLSAPEKEGLELPSKEQLLAVVAKVKLMELTPYEDKVINEPLLSEQPKVGKVVKESNLKSLDATEWTLANGATVVVKKTDFKENEINLKAFSKGGNSLYEVKDLPSAEMLGGFVSNFGLGKFDQVSLQKLLIGKEVKVSPYVGELSEGLNGNSSVKDFETLLQLVHMYFEQPRFDQEAFSALKGRYMAYVANMGADVNKAFSDSVSMTSTNHDPRTILFDTDMIDKLDFETMKRIYQERFVDASDFTFVFVGNIDAEQAKPMIEAYLGSIKDIDREDNWKDNGVDYPEKDTYNHFEREMETPKTTINIDFHGDIEYSRENSVMMDVVAKLLDKRYLEVIREKEGGSYGVGVRAGVDKFPREEYNLLIRFDTDPAKAEKLKGIVYNEIQTLFNEGVNEDDLHETKENFIKVRQENLRKNGYWLNAINRYYVYEEDMMSTEDYEKMINSITKEKIEKFAKKYFATPAKIEVVMSPMKKAM; from the coding sequence ATGATTAAAAATTTATTTAGCAAAATCAGTCTTTGTACTGTTTTGGCCGTAACAGGAACAGGTATGTTGTCGGCTCAAAACAATACGAATGCTAAACTTCCTATGGATCCGAATGTGAGAACAGGAAAACTGGACAATGGTCTTACCTACTATGTTCGACACAATGAAGAGCCAAAAGATCGGGCAAGCTTTTACATTGTTCAGAATGTGGGGGCGGTATTGGAAAATGATAGTCAGAACGGATTGGCTCATTTCCTGGAGCACATGGCTTTTAATGGAACTGAACATTTTCCAGGAAAAGGCGTTCTGAATTATTTAGAAAAATATGGCGTAGCATTCGGACGTAATATTAATGCATACACCAGCACTGACGAAACGGTTTACAATCTAAGCAATGTGCCTACTACGAATGAAAACCTTCTGGATTCGACCCTTTTAGTACTGCACGATTGGTCGAATTACTTAAGCCTCGATGGAGAGGAAATTGACAGCGAACGTGGGGTTATTCATGAAGAATGGAGAACTCGTCGTTCAGGTGGAATGCGTATTTATTTAGAAAAAAATAAATTAGTCTATCAGGGCTCTAAATATGCAAAACGTGATGTTATTGGAGATCTTGATGTGATTGATAATTTTGATCATCAGGTAATCAGGGATTTTTATCATGATTGGTATCGTACCGATTTACAGGCAATTATTGTTGTCGGAGATATCGATGCAGAGAAATTTGAGCAGAAAATAAAGGATATGTTTGCACATATTCCAGCTGTTGAAAATCCAGAAGAAAGAGTGTATTTCGATGTTCCTAAAAATAAGGAACCAATTGTAGGTGTAATTACAGATCCTGAAGCCAGTAGCATTGGTTTTGAAATTGTTTACAAACACAATGCGACTCCTTTTGCCGAAAAAAATCTTGACTATTACCGCAAGCTTTTAATCGAAGATCTTTATTCAAGTGTAATTGGAGATCGCTATAACGAACTACTCCAAAAAGGAAATGCACCATTTATAAGTGGCTATGCAGCATACTACAACAAAGCCCGAAAAATGGATGTTTTTCAAAATGGTGTTACTCTTAAAGAGGAGAATATTTTGGGCGGAATTGAAGTTCTTTTGCAGGAAACAGAAAGAGCCAAAAGATATGGTCTTGTAGCTTCGGAATTGGAACGTGCTAAAACAGCCATGTTGAGCCAAATGGAAAGAGCTTACCAAGAGAGAAACAAACAAAACAATGATAGATTGGTTCGTGGCTATCAGCAAAATTACTTAACCAATGAGCCGGTTCCGGGTATTGAGTTTGAGTTTGAAGCAATGAAACAATTATTTCCCGGTATTAGTGTAGAGGAAGTAAATGCAATTTCAAAAGAATGGATCACCGATGAGAATGTAGTTATCACCTTATCGGCTCCTGAAAAGGAAGGATTAGAATTGCCAAGCAAAGAACAACTACTTGCAGTGGTTGCTAAAGTGAAGCTGATGGAACTAACACCTTATGAGGATAAGGTTATAAACGAACCTTTACTTTCAGAACAACCTAAGGTTGGGAAAGTTGTAAAAGAATCGAACTTGAAGAGTTTAGATGCTACAGAATGGACACTTGCTAATGGAGCAACTGTAGTTGTGAAAAAAACAGATTTCAAGGAGAATGAAATTAATTTAAAGGCTTTTAGTAAAGGTGGAAATTCATTATATGAGGTTAAAGATTTACCTTCTGCAGAAATGCTTGGTGGCTTTGTTTCTAATTTTGGATTGGGGAAATTTGATCAGGTAAGTCTTCAGAAATTATTGATTGGTAAAGAGGTTAAGGTATCACCATATGTAGGTGAATTATCTGAAGGACTTAACGGGAATTCATCCGTAAAGGATTTTGAGACCTTATTGCAATTGGTGCACATGTATTTTGAGCAGCCACGATTCGATCAGGAAGCTTTTAGCGCACTGAAAGGACGATATATGGCCTATGTTGCCAATATGGGGGCTGATGTGAATAAAGCGTTTAGTGATTCCGTATCAATGACATCTACCAATCATGATCCAAGAACAATTTTGTTTGACACAGATATGATTGATAAATTGGATTTTGAAACCATGAAACGCATTTATCAGGAGCGATTTGTTGATGCAAGTGATTTTACATTTGTTTTTGTAGGAAACATAGATGCAGAGCAGGCAAAACCAATGATTGAAGCTTATTTGGGAAGCATTAAGGATATCGACCGTGAGGATAATTGGAAAGACAATGGTGTTGACTATCCTGAAAAAGATACTTATAACCATTTTGAGAGAGAGATGGAAACTCCAAAGACAACGATCAATATTGATTTTCACGGAGATATTGAATATTCCAGAGAGAATTCAGTGATGATGGATGTAGTTGCCAAACTTTTAGATAAGAGATATCTTGAGGTGATTCGTGAAAAAGAGGGGGGATCTTATGGCGTAGGTGTTCGTGCAGGAGTAGATAAATTTCCACGTGAAGAATACAATTTACTGATTCGTTTTGATACCGATCCTGCGAAAGCTGAAAAATTAAAAGGTATTGTTTATAACGAGATTCAGACTCTTTTTAACGAAGGTGTTAATGAGGATGACTTACACGAAACGAAGGAAAACTTCATTAAGGTACGTCAGGAAAATCTTCGTAAAAATGGCTATTGGTTAAATGCTATCAATCGTTATTATGTGTACGAAGAGGACATGATGAGTACTGAGGATTACGAAAAAATGATCAATTCGATTACGAAAGAGAAAATAGAGAAATTTGCCAAGAAATATTTTGCAACACCTGCAAAAATTGAAGTGGTAATGTCTCCAATGAAAAAGGCGATGTAA
- the tnpA gene encoding IS200/IS605 family transposase → MAQSLSKVYVHITFSTKNRQALIDSKIKNSLFEYIGGICNGLECFPVRVGGYVDHIHILCLLSKKITQIKLLEEVKKQSSKWVKSKGNQYNNFYWQDGYGIFSVNPSEIDLVVDYIENQNEHHSKKSFQDELRGFLKKYNVEFDEKYIWN, encoded by the coding sequence ATGGCTCAATCACTATCAAAAGTTTATGTACACATCACTTTCAGTACTAAAAACCGTCAAGCTTTAATTGATTCAAAAATTAAAAATTCCTTATTCGAATATATTGGAGGAATTTGCAATGGTTTAGAATGTTTTCCGGTCAGAGTGGGTGGCTATGTTGACCACATCCACATATTATGCCTATTGTCTAAAAAAATAACACAAATTAAATTGCTCGAAGAAGTAAAAAAACAATCTTCAAAGTGGGTTAAATCAAAAGGAAATCAATACAATAATTTTTATTGGCAAGATGGCTATGGAATTTTTTCTGTCAATCCCTCAGAAATTGATTTGGTAGTTGATTATATCGAAAACCAAAATGAGCATCACTCAAAAAAATCATTTCAGGATGAGTTAAGAGGTTTTCTTAAAAAATACAATGTAGAATTTGACGAGAAATATATCTGGAATTAA
- a CDS encoding flotillin family protein has protein sequence MGEYVVLLIAVVVIAVFALIVSFFKRYKRCPSDRILVVYGKVGKGLDAESRSAKCIHGGAAFIWPIIQDYAFLDLTPLSIEINLTSALSKQNIRVDVPSRFTVGVSTEGGVMTNAAERLLGLSQSDISNLAKDIIFGQLRLVVATMDIEEINSNRDKFLAAVSSNVEAELKKIGLKLINVNVTDINDESGYIQALGKEAAAKAINDAKKSVAEKNRDGSIGEANAHQAQRVQVAAADASAVEGENTAKITIANSDARRREREAEAERLASAAEKVTQARALEEAYAAEQLAENARATRDKATQTANVVVPAEIDKQKIEIAAEAIAEQTRRHAKGEADAIYMKMAAEGKGIFEILSKQAEGFEKLVHAAGSDAKDAVMLMIADKLPELVKTQVDAIKNIKIDKVTVWENGNGKDGKTSTANFMQGMMGSIPPMEELFKMAGMELPNYLGKKVADEETVEFDEVSDTKKKDEK, from the coding sequence ATGGGAGAATATGTTGTTCTGTTAATTGCGGTAGTTGTAATTGCAGTCTTTGCTTTAATTGTATCGTTTTTTAAGAGATATAAAAGATGTCCATCCGATCGCATTTTGGTTGTGTATGGTAAGGTTGGTAAAGGGCTCGATGCAGAATCCCGCTCAGCCAAGTGTATTCATGGTGGAGCAGCCTTTATTTGGCCAATCATTCAGGATTATGCTTTTTTGGATCTAACTCCACTTTCGATTGAAATCAATTTGACAAGTGCCTTGAGTAAACAAAATATCCGTGTGGATGTGCCTTCTAGATTTACCGTTGGTGTTTCAACAGAAGGTGGTGTGATGACCAATGCTGCGGAACGTTTGTTAGGATTGTCTCAGTCAGATATTAGTAATTTGGCTAAGGATATTATTTTTGGTCAGTTACGTTTGGTGGTTGCGACCATGGATATTGAGGAAATCAATAGCAATCGTGATAAATTTCTTGCTGCTGTATCATCCAATGTGGAAGCTGAATTGAAGAAGATCGGTCTGAAACTGATTAATGTGAACGTAACCGATATTAACGATGAATCGGGATATATTCAGGCTTTGGGTAAGGAAGCTGCCGCTAAGGCAATTAATGATGCTAAAAAGAGTGTAGCTGAGAAAAACCGTGATGGTTCTATTGGTGAAGCAAACGCACATCAGGCACAACGTGTGCAGGTAGCGGCGGCAGATGCATCGGCTGTTGAAGGAGAGAATACGGCAAAAATTACCATTGCTAATTCTGATGCACGTAGAAGAGAGAGAGAAGCAGAAGCGGAACGTTTGGCATCTGCTGCTGAGAAAGTAACTCAGGCTCGTGCTTTAGAGGAAGCTTATGCTGCTGAACAATTGGCTGAAAATGCTCGTGCAACTCGTGATAAAGCAACGCAGACTGCTAATGTCGTGGTGCCTGCTGAGATTGACAAGCAAAAAATTGAGATTGCTGCTGAGGCAATTGCTGAACAAACCCGTCGTCATGCGAAAGGGGAGGCTGATGCGATTTACATGAAAATGGCAGCCGAAGGTAAGGGTATTTTTGAAATTTTGAGCAAGCAGGCTGAAGGTTTCGAGAAGCTTGTTCATGCTGCTGGCAGCGATGCCAAAGATGCAGTAATGTTGATGATTGCTGATAAGTTACCTGAATTGGTTAAAACTCAGGTTGACGCGATCAAGAACATTAAGATTGATAAAGTTACTGTTTGGGAAAATGGCAATGGAAAAGACGGTAAAACATCTACCGCTAACTTTATGCAAGGCATGATGGGATCTATTCCTCCAATGGAAGAGCTATTTAAAATGGCTGGAATGGAACTGCCAAACTACTTGGGTAAAAAAGTAGCAGATGAAGAAACAGTTGAATTCGATGAGGTTTCGGATACCAAAAAGAAAGACGAAAAATAA
- a CDS encoding S41 family peptidase, producing MLKFNVKIAAICFVLLGMIGSVQAENDVRLMRYPDINKNLIAFVYAGDIWTVDSNGGDAKRLTSHKGMELFPKISPDGQWIAFSAEYSGSRQVYVMPSTGGTPKQLTYYNSVGLMPPRGGFDDAILDWNPDSKSILVRMNRTPFGERNGTYYQVSIDGGLEQALQIPEGGFGVFSPDAKKMCFAPISREFRTWKRYKGGRAADLWIYDLEKDLSERITTFVGSDQIPSWYKNAIYFASDRDLKLNIYKYDVDSKEITQMTHHKIFDVMWPSGENGQIAYENGGQLFKLNLETGKEERVVVNISFDNPNTLPYYKNVKDFINGVAVSPSGKRALFDARGDIFSVPAKNGPSINLTQTQGVRETSPNWSPNGKYISYYSDATGEYEIYLLENKKGAKARQVTFGSSSWMYDAKWSPDSKYMLFFDRTLQLKYLNVESGEVKVVDTAKRNEITDFSFSPDSEWIAYVKDSSNDQGAIWVHQMSTGKNFHLTDDTFGDSSPVFSKDGNFIFFLSNRDFNLDFSSFEFDYLYNKATRIFAISLKADGPKLFALKNDVEEVKEDKPLIEEKKKEKKEEAKAEEKVKVEIDFEGIPNRITALPLSSGNYNNLEAVDGGILYISEGALHHYIIEKEKDEVILDRVSGYSLTGNGDKILYYAGSTYGITDLSSGQSADVGKLNLDDLDMKIDPKKEWNQIYTDGWRIFRDFYYVANMNGVDWDQIKANYNLLLPYVSHRADLDYILGEIIAETNTGHCYVNYGDFEKVKPVETGLLGAKLKADPKTGKYIISKIYQGENWTPNRRSPLTEQGVNVKEGDYLLSINGHDLSTDVNPYLYLENQLGKLVEITVNSVPSLDGAKSYTIKPIESELELMYLNWVNERREIVNKLSGGKIGYIHVPNTSFEGNRELNRGMYAYHDKQALIIDDRYNGGGFIPDQMVDLLDRNVLSYWHRRGLVANQTPAVAHDGPKAMLINSYSSSGGDAFPYYFKKKGLGKLIGTRTWGGLVGMSGNAGLVDGGYISVPQFGIFDENQKWIIEGVGVYPDVEVYDEPHLVAKGIDPSLQKAIEMLLEELETKSSDKVVAPADPNRSNWIEEDVK from the coding sequence ATGCTAAAATTTAATGTAAAAATTGCCGCAATTTGTTTTGTTTTATTGGGGATGATTGGAAGCGTTCAGGCGGAAAATGATGTTCGCCTAATGCGATATCCTGATATCAATAAAAATTTAATTGCTTTTGTTTATGCAGGGGATATTTGGACAGTAGATTCCAATGGAGGTGATGCCAAAAGATTGACTTCGCACAAGGGAATGGAATTGTTTCCTAAGATTTCACCAGATGGGCAATGGATCGCTTTTTCTGCCGAGTATTCAGGCAGTCGTCAGGTTTATGTGATGCCTTCAACAGGAGGTACGCCTAAGCAGTTGACCTATTACAATTCAGTTGGACTGATGCCGCCTCGTGGTGGATTCGATGATGCTATTTTAGACTGGAATCCGGATAGTAAATCCATTTTGGTGCGTATGAACCGTACTCCTTTTGGAGAGCGCAACGGAACCTATTATCAGGTAAGTATTGATGGTGGATTGGAACAGGCTTTACAGATTCCTGAAGGAGGATTTGGAGTGTTTTCTCCGGATGCCAAAAAGATGTGTTTTGCTCCAATTAGTCGTGAGTTTCGTACTTGGAAGCGCTACAAAGGGGGTCGTGCCGCCGATTTATGGATTTATGATTTAGAAAAGGATTTATCAGAGAGAATCACAACATTTGTGGGTTCCGATCAGATTCCTTCCTGGTATAAGAATGCTATTTATTTTGCATCAGATCGTGATTTAAAGTTGAACATCTACAAATATGATGTTGATAGCAAAGAGATCACTCAAATGACTCATCACAAAATATTTGATGTGATGTGGCCTTCTGGGGAAAATGGACAGATTGCCTACGAGAATGGCGGTCAGCTATTCAAATTAAATCTGGAAACAGGAAAAGAGGAACGTGTTGTTGTTAACATCAGCTTCGATAATCCGAATACGCTGCCTTACTATAAAAATGTAAAAGATTTTATTAATGGAGTTGCAGTATCTCCTTCAGGAAAGCGTGCTTTGTTTGATGCTCGTGGCGATATATTTTCCGTTCCTGCTAAGAACGGACCCAGTATCAACCTAACACAAACACAGGGAGTGCGTGAAACTTCTCCAAACTGGTCACCAAACGGGAAATACATTTCTTACTACTCCGATGCTACGGGTGAATACGAAATTTATCTTTTAGAGAATAAAAAAGGAGCAAAAGCGAGACAGGTTACTTTTGGTTCATCGTCTTGGATGTATGATGCCAAGTGGTCGCCTGATAGCAAGTACATGCTGTTTTTCGATCGTACTCTACAATTAAAATATTTAAACGTTGAAAGTGGAGAAGTAAAAGTTGTTGATACAGCTAAGAGAAATGAGATTACAGATTTTTCATTTTCACCGGATTCGGAATGGATCGCTTACGTTAAAGACAGTAGTAATGATCAAGGAGCTATTTGGGTTCATCAGATGTCTACTGGCAAAAATTTTCATTTAACAGATGATACTTTCGGTGATTCGTCACCTGTATTTTCAAAAGATGGAAACTTTATCTTCTTTTTGTCGAATCGTGATTTTAATCTTGATTTTTCAAGTTTTGAGTTCGATTATTTATACAATAAGGCGACTCGGATTTTTGCAATATCGCTAAAAGCAGACGGTCCAAAATTGTTTGCTTTGAAGAATGATGTTGAAGAGGTGAAAGAAGATAAGCCTCTTATTGAAGAAAAGAAAAAAGAGAAAAAAGAGGAAGCGAAAGCGGAAGAGAAGGTAAAAGTTGAAATTGATTTTGAAGGAATTCCAAATCGAATTACAGCATTGCCATTATCATCGGGTAATTACAATAATCTGGAAGCCGTTGATGGAGGAATTCTTTACATTAGTGAGGGAGCCTTACATCATTATATCATCGAAAAAGAAAAAGATGAGGTGATTCTGGATCGTGTTTCTGGTTATTCATTAACTGGGAATGGAGATAAGATATTGTATTACGCCGGTTCTACTTACGGTATCACCGATTTATCATCTGGTCAGTCGGCAGATGTTGGCAAATTGAATTTGGACGATTTGGACATGAAGATTGATCCTAAAAAAGAATGGAATCAGATTTATACCGACGGATGGCGTATTTTTCGTGACTTCTACTATGTTGCGAATATGAATGGTGTTGATTGGGATCAGATTAAAGCCAACTACAATCTATTACTGCCATATGTGAGTCATCGTGCCGATTTGGATTATATATTGGGTGAGATTATAGCTGAAACCAACACAGGACACTGCTATGTGAATTATGGTGATTTTGAAAAGGTGAAGCCTGTTGAGACTGGATTGTTGGGCGCAAAATTGAAAGCTGACCCTAAAACGGGTAAGTATATCATCTCTAAAATATATCAGGGCGAAAATTGGACTCCAAATAGACGTTCTCCATTAACAGAGCAAGGAGTTAATGTGAAGGAAGGAGATTATTTGCTAAGTATCAATGGTCACGATTTAAGTACTGATGTGAATCCTTACTTGTATTTGGAAAACCAGTTGGGTAAATTGGTCGAAATCACCGTGAATAGTGTGCCGAGCCTTGATGGAGCAAAAAGCTACACCATTAAACCAATCGAAAGCGAATTGGAATTGATGTACCTGAATTGGGTAAATGAGCGTCGCGAAATAGTGAATAAATTATCCGGAGGAAAGATTGGATACATACACGTGCCAAATACTTCGTTTGAAGGGAACCGGGAATTAAACCGCGGCATGTATGCTTATCACGATAAACAAGCCTTAATTATTGATGATCGTTACAATGGCGGAGGATTTATTCCCGATCAAATGGTCGATCTTTTAGATCGTAATGTATTGTCGTATTGGCATCGCAGAGGTCTTGTGGCTAATCAAACACCTGCAGTTGCTCACGATGGGCCAAAGGCAATGTTGATCAATTCTTACTCATCTTCAGGGGGTGATGCGTTCCCATATTATTTCAAAAAGAAAGGTCTTGGGAAACTAATCGGAACTCGTACTTGGGGTGGTTTAGTTGGAATGTCAGGAAATGCTGGTTTGGTTGATGGGGGTTACATCTCTGTTCCTCAATTCGGTATTTTCGACGAGAATCAGAAATGGATCATCGAAGGAGTTGGCGTATATCCTGATGTTGAAGTTTACGACGAACCACATTTGGTTGCCAAAGGAATCGATCCATCGCTGCAAAAAGCAATTGAAATGCTACTAGAAGAATTGGAGACTAAATCTAGTGATAAAGTTGTCGCTCCTGCGGATCCAAACCGTTCCAATTGGATTGAAGAGGATGTAAAATAA